Proteins encoded together in one Piliocolobus tephrosceles isolate RC106 chromosome 15, ASM277652v3, whole genome shotgun sequence window:
- the SLC66A3 gene encoding solute carrier family 66 member 3 isoform X3: MATDPHPGMAAAPWILVPLRLLRWFLVFLRYQCYYGYPPLTYLEYPILIAQDVILLLCIFHFNGNVKQATPYIAVLVSSWFVLALQKWIIDLAMNLCTFISAASKFAQLQCLWKTRDSGTVSALTWSLSSYTCATRIITTLMTTNDFTILTRFVIMLALNIWVTVTVLRYRKTAVKAE, translated from the exons ATGGCTACAGACCCCCACCCAGGGATGGCTGCGGCCCCTTGGATCCTTGTGCCTCTGCGGCTTCTCAGATG GTTCCTGGTGTTTCTCCGGTACCAGTGTTACTATGGGTATCCGCCGCTGACCTACCTGGAGTACCCCATTCTCATCGCACAAG ATGTCATCCTCCTGCTGTGTATCTTTCATTTTAACGGGAACGTGAAGCAGGCCACTCCTTACATCGCTGT ACTGGTGTCTTCTTGGTTCGTCCTCGCTCTGCAGAAGTGGATCATAGACCTGGCCATG AATCTGTGTACTTTCATCAGCGCGGCCAGTAAGTTTGCACAGCTCCAGTGTCTGTGGAAGACGAGAGACTCGGGAACCGTGAGTGCGCTGACTTGGAGCCTCTCTTCCTATACCTGTGCAA CAAGAATAATCACAACCTTAATGACCACCAATGATTTTACAA ttcttacaCGTTTTGTGATCATGCTGGCTTTAAATATATGGGTAACAGTGACAGTACTTCGCTACCGGAAGACCGCTGTAAAGGCTGAATGA